One stretch of Legionella birminghamensis DNA includes these proteins:
- a CDS encoding penicillin-binding protein activator, producing MLVKSRFAKLSLLTVSVFFLTYCTRATVENRPMVRQSQAPSPFSMPAEAYLAMANNQSGDEKNGLLILAAGRYLNDGQWREANDILTQSNELNAVQNSEKNILLAKIDMMRDQPKSAISRLAAIQQSDEIPPYFITQYHEVLANAYEAGNNAVYAINERIKLDKLLADESKLNNQKLLWLDLTRLPIAELNTMDMEAKEGSELKGWLRLALISRQPDSGSNLVYKVQKWQEIYGDHPANGLLPSSLAAIKPNFHDSGPQQIALLLPLTGALAGPGTAIRDGFMSAHNADNSGRTVNVQVYDTASADVVGLYQQAIENGADYVVGPLTKADVSRVAAVDHPVPTIFLNDAEVENNQNTYHFGLSPSNEARQVAVKASKKGLRRALIIAPAGSWGSEIVTAFNEQWKSSGGLMVDQLTYDNQSDLNKGIRELLHVSEKKASEKQFKPGSEEAKLAGPIRRQDFDMIFLLAYPSKARQIMPLLKYYFAGDVPVFATSTVYAGTPNTMRDRDLDGIIFCDMPWVFNHQLASKNWPEQYNSYNRLYAIGADSYTLGTQLNQLLLFPAMGINDNNGVLYLNRSQQVARVMAWGRFSGGVARLTSETT from the coding sequence ATGCTTGTTAAATCTCGTTTTGCCAAACTATCGTTACTGACGGTGTCAGTATTTTTTCTAACGTATTGCACCAGGGCGACGGTCGAAAACCGGCCTATGGTTCGGCAGTCTCAGGCGCCATCCCCGTTTAGTATGCCGGCTGAAGCTTATCTTGCCATGGCAAATAATCAATCGGGCGATGAAAAGAACGGGTTGCTCATTCTGGCTGCGGGCCGCTACCTCAATGATGGGCAATGGCGCGAGGCCAATGATATTTTAACACAGTCAAATGAATTAAATGCAGTGCAAAACAGTGAAAAAAATATCCTGCTCGCAAAAATTGATATGATGCGTGATCAGCCGAAATCTGCTATTTCGCGCCTGGCGGCTATTCAACAGTCAGATGAAATTCCGCCCTATTTTATTACCCAGTATCATGAGGTTCTGGCTAATGCCTATGAGGCGGGAAATAATGCAGTCTATGCGATTAATGAGCGAATAAAACTGGATAAACTGCTTGCCGATGAGAGTAAACTCAATAACCAAAAGCTGCTTTGGCTAGACCTGACCCGATTGCCCATTGCCGAATTAAATACCATGGACATGGAAGCGAAAGAGGGTTCGGAACTGAAGGGCTGGTTAAGACTGGCGTTGATTTCCCGACAACCTGACAGTGGCTCAAATCTGGTTTATAAGGTTCAGAAATGGCAGGAGATCTATGGCGACCACCCGGCTAATGGCCTTCTTCCTTCTTCGCTTGCAGCGATTAAACCCAATTTTCATGATAGTGGGCCTCAGCAGATTGCCTTGCTGCTGCCTTTGACCGGCGCATTGGCAGGGCCGGGCACTGCGATCCGTGATGGATTTATGTCTGCCCATAATGCAGATAATTCAGGCAGGACAGTAAATGTCCAGGTTTATGATACCGCTTCGGCTGATGTGGTCGGGCTTTACCAGCAGGCCATTGAAAATGGCGCCGATTATGTAGTGGGGCCTTTAACAAAAGCGGATGTCTCCCGCGTTGCTGCTGTTGATCATCCCGTTCCGACCATTTTTCTGAATGATGCAGAGGTAGAGAATAACCAGAATACTTATCATTTTGGCCTTTCTCCCAGCAATGAGGCCCGACAGGTTGCTGTTAAGGCTAGTAAAAAAGGCCTACGGCGTGCCTTAATCATTGCACCAGCGGGTTCCTGGGGAAGTGAAATAGTCACTGCCTTCAATGAACAATGGAAGTCTTCAGGCGGTCTGATGGTTGATCAATTAACTTACGATAACCAATCTGACCTGAATAAAGGCATTCGCGAGTTACTCCATGTTTCCGAGAAAAAAGCGAGTGAGAAACAGTTTAAGCCGGGTAGCGAGGAGGCGAAACTGGCCGGTCCTATTCGCCGCCAGGATTTTGATATGATTTTCCTGCTCGCCTATCCATCCAAGGCACGGCAGATTATGCCCTTGTTAAAATATTATTTTGCGGGCGATGTACCAGTGTTTGCCACCTCTACGGTCTATGCCGGTACTCCCAATACCATGCGGGATCGGGACTTGGACGGTATAATTTTCTGCGACATGCCCTGGGTATTTAATCATCAGCTAGCCAGCAAGAATTGGCCAGAACAATATAACAGCTACAATCGCCTCTATGCCATCGGTGCTGATAGTTATACCCTTGGTACCCAGTTGAACCAGTTGCTATTGTTTCCGGCTATGGGCATTAATGACAACAATGGTGTGCTCTATTTGAATCGGTCACAGCAGGTTGCCAGAGTCATGGCCTGGGGGCGCTTCAGCGGCGGCGTTGCCCGTTTAACCAGCGAAACAACCTAG
- the rsmI gene encoding 16S rRNA (cytidine(1402)-2'-O)-methyltransferase: MVNTSATVPGTLYIVATPIGNLQDISFRALETLKQVDGILAEDTRHSGQLCHALGIEKPLISLHEHNESSKAEQVLAWLQSGKSYALISDAGTPLISDPGFVLVRLLREQSIPVVPVPGCCALITALSASGIPCDTFSFLGFLPAKSKARKDQLHAMKARSETQVVYESTHRILDCLNDVAEVYGPDYRLVLAKELTKTYEHFEQGTAQAITDWLQAESGRSKGEFVLLFPPLIQEEVTNDHQLLEILLEELPLKQAVKIASRLSKTAKNELYQLALQLKQPD; encoded by the coding sequence ATGGTAAATACTTCGGCAACTGTTCCCGGCACCCTTTATATTGTCGCCACACCCATTGGAAACTTGCAGGATATCAGTTTTCGCGCCCTGGAAACGCTTAAACAGGTCGATGGGATTTTAGCAGAAGACACCCGGCATTCTGGTCAGCTCTGTCATGCGCTGGGTATTGAAAAGCCTCTGATTTCCCTGCATGAACATAATGAAAGCTCAAAAGCAGAGCAGGTGCTTGCCTGGCTGCAGTCAGGCAAGTCCTATGCTTTGATTAGCGATGCGGGAACACCACTCATTAGCGATCCCGGGTTTGTCCTTGTACGCCTGCTTCGTGAGCAGTCTATACCTGTGGTACCTGTACCTGGCTGCTGTGCATTGATTACGGCCCTTTCTGCCTCTGGGATTCCCTGCGATACTTTCAGCTTTTTAGGATTTTTACCCGCAAAAAGCAAGGCGCGTAAAGACCAGCTGCATGCTATGAAAGCCCGCTCTGAAACTCAGGTTGTTTATGAATCAACCCATCGTATTCTCGATTGTCTCAATGATGTTGCCGAAGTGTATGGGCCTGATTACCGTCTGGTATTGGCCAAGGAGCTTACCAAAACCTATGAGCATTTTGAGCAGGGAACTGCCCAGGCAATTACTGACTGGTTGCAGGCTGAATCCGGGCGCAGCAAAGGCGAGTTCGTTCTATTATTTCCACCGCTTATCCAGGAGGAAGTTACAAACGACCATCAGCTGCTGGAAATTTTACTCGAAGAGTTACCCTTAAAACAGGCGGTAAAAATTGCCTCTCGTTTAAGTAAAACCGCAAAAAATGAACTTTATCAATTGGCATTGCAGTTAAAGCAACCGGATTAG
- the legP gene encoding Dot/Icm T4SS effector Zinc-dependent metalloprotease LegP has protein sequence MTIAKHLGFSSLFLSLSLANAANLGHMIVSDPVLGSRTIVYEKINEFAVAEGDILLAKTRELDKAGAVFRPKIGGNRWQHGVIPFEMSEDLPLMNKLAVLQAIAHWQQYTALEFVELTSKNRAEYKDYIYFIPAAGTTCSSYVGKMGGRQEINLSPRCTTMNTVHEIGHALGLWHEQSRADRANYIRIVWENIDEDHRYNFDQQLTDGKDFGEYDYQSIMHYGAYAFSKNGQRTIIPLMDDVEIGQRVRLSDRDIAAVKAMYPET, from the coding sequence ATGACTATTGCAAAACACCTCGGTTTTTCCAGCCTTTTTTTATCTCTGTCTCTCGCCAATGCTGCGAATCTCGGGCACATGATTGTTAGTGATCCAGTGCTTGGCAGCCGAACGATTGTCTATGAAAAAATCAATGAATTTGCCGTGGCCGAAGGGGATATCCTGCTTGCCAAAACCAGGGAACTGGACAAGGCCGGCGCTGTATTTCGCCCAAAAATTGGCGGTAATCGCTGGCAGCATGGTGTAATCCCTTTCGAAATGTCGGAAGATCTGCCGCTGATGAACAAGTTAGCAGTGCTGCAAGCTATTGCGCACTGGCAGCAGTATACGGCTTTGGAATTTGTCGAGTTAACTTCAAAAAACCGCGCGGAATATAAAGATTATATCTATTTTATACCCGCAGCAGGGACAACCTGTTCTTCCTATGTCGGCAAAATGGGCGGCAGGCAGGAGATTAATCTATCACCGCGCTGCACCACCATGAATACTGTTCATGAAATCGGCCATGCCCTGGGTTTATGGCATGAGCAATCCCGCGCAGATCGTGCCAATTATATCCGCATTGTCTGGGAAAACATTGATGAGGATCATCGTTATAACTTTGATCAGCAATTAACCGACGGTAAAGATTTTGGCGAGTATGATTATCAATCGATTATGCATTACGGCGCCTATGCTTTTTCTAAAAACGGCCAGAGGACAATTATTCCTTTAATGGATGATGTCGAAATTGGACAACGGGTAAGATTAAGCGATAGAGATATTGCTGCGGTCAAAGCAATGTATCCAGAAACCTAA
- the aqpZ gene encoding aquaporin Z, translating to MTLYKRLSAEFLGTFWLVFGGCGSAVLTAAFPEVGIGILGVALAFGLTVLTMVYAFGYVSGGHFNPAVSVGLFAAGRFNSRDLIPYIITQVIAGIIAAWLLYFIASGKAGFSLANGFAANGYDNHSPGGYSMISCLVMEMLMTFMFLIIILGATNELAPNNFAPLAIGLALTLIHLISIPVTNTSVNPARSTGPALVVGDWAVTQLWMFWVAPIVGGLLAGWLYRLMGFNNRTPSTLES from the coding sequence ATGACCTTGTACAAACGTTTAAGTGCTGAATTTTTAGGGACTTTTTGGTTAGTCTTCGGCGGCTGCGGAAGTGCCGTTTTGACGGCTGCGTTTCCAGAGGTTGGGATTGGAATTTTAGGTGTAGCGCTCGCTTTTGGCTTAACAGTACTAACCATGGTTTATGCTTTCGGTTATGTATCAGGCGGTCATTTTAACCCTGCTGTTTCTGTTGGCCTTTTTGCTGCAGGCCGATTCAATAGCCGCGATCTAATTCCCTATATCATAACTCAGGTCATCGCTGGAATTATCGCTGCCTGGCTGCTGTATTTTATTGCCAGTGGAAAAGCCGGATTCAGCCTGGCCAATGGTTTTGCAGCGAATGGTTACGACAATCATTCCCCTGGAGGCTATTCGATGATTAGTTGTCTGGTAATGGAAATGCTGATGACTTTTATGTTTCTGATTATCATCCTCGGGGCGACTAATGAGCTTGCACCCAATAATTTTGCACCATTAGCGATTGGTTTAGCTTTGACATTAATTCATCTGATCAGTATCCCTGTCACTAACACCTCGGTTAACCCTGCCAGAAGCACAGGCCCTGCATTAGTGGTTGGCGATTGGGCAGTAACACAGCTGTGGATGTTTTGGGTGGCACCGATCGTTGGAGGTCTGTTAGCTGGCTGGTTGTATCGCCTGATGGGCTTTAATAACCGTACCCCTTCTACATTGGAAAGTTAA
- a CDS encoding acetyl-CoA C-acetyltransferase codes for MKTRPVYIAGGIRTPFVKSMGTYSQISTQDLMIASLEALVKKFRLENQIVGDVALGAVINSSFNWNLSRECVLGTSLNPATPGYSVQRACGTSLDTSLQIALKISNYQIEDGIAGGVDTNSDFPVMFPRSFALKLMQIRQAKDFNSKMKAVLALRPSDFMPQYPGVIEPRTGLSMGQHTEKMVKEWNISRQAQDDLSLLSHQNGTKAYDEGFYEDLVMEFMGLKRDGILRANASLENLAKLKPAFDTLSGKGSLTAGNSTPLTDGSAAVYMLSEKQAERYNLPVLARFVDAQVAAVNFVAGEGLLMAPTIAVSELLKRNQLTLQDFDLYEIHEAFAGQVLCTLKAWESPEYCQRVLSRNTPMGAIDRSRLNIKGGSVALGHPFAATGARIVASLAKMLHQRGSGRGLISICTAGGMGVAAILEAS; via the coding sequence ATGAAAACTCGACCTGTGTATATTGCCGGAGGTATCCGCACGCCGTTTGTTAAGTCCATGGGAACTTATAGCCAGATAAGCACCCAGGATTTAATGATTGCCTCACTGGAGGCATTAGTGAAGAAATTCCGGCTCGAAAATCAAATTGTCGGCGATGTAGCTTTAGGCGCTGTGATTAATAGTTCCTTCAATTGGAATTTATCACGTGAATGTGTTCTGGGAACCAGTTTAAACCCGGCAACACCTGGATATTCAGTACAGCGTGCCTGTGGAACAAGTCTGGATACCAGTTTACAGATTGCTTTAAAAATATCCAATTATCAGATAGAGGATGGTATTGCTGGGGGTGTCGATACGAATAGCGATTTTCCGGTTATGTTTCCAAGAAGTTTTGCTTTGAAGCTAATGCAAATCCGACAGGCAAAGGATTTTAACTCAAAGATGAAAGCGGTTTTGGCGCTTAGACCCAGTGATTTTATGCCGCAATATCCCGGGGTTATTGAACCTCGAACGGGTCTGTCCATGGGGCAACATACCGAAAAAATGGTAAAGGAATGGAATATCAGCCGACAAGCGCAGGATGATCTAAGTCTGTTGAGCCATCAGAATGGGACAAAAGCCTATGACGAGGGCTTTTATGAGGATTTAGTAATGGAATTCATGGGCCTTAAACGAGACGGAATTTTACGAGCCAATGCCTCTTTGGAAAATCTTGCCAAACTGAAACCGGCTTTTGATACCCTCAGTGGTAAAGGCAGCTTAACTGCTGGCAACAGCACCCCTTTGACAGATGGATCTGCGGCCGTTTATATGCTCAGTGAAAAGCAGGCTGAACGGTATAATCTGCCTGTCCTTGCCCGTTTTGTAGATGCGCAGGTTGCCGCAGTCAATTTTGTTGCTGGTGAAGGATTACTGATGGCTCCGACGATTGCCGTTAGCGAATTACTGAAACGCAATCAGTTAACCCTTCAGGATTTTGATTTATATGAAATTCATGAAGCATTTGCGGGCCAAGTCCTCTGTACCTTAAAGGCTTGGGAGTCGCCGGAATACTGTCAACGTGTCCTGTCAAGAAATACTCCTATGGGTGCCATCGATCGCTCACGCTTGAACATTAAAGGTGGAAGCGTTGCCCTGGGCCATCCCTTCGCAGCCACGGGCGCACGTATCGTCGCCAGTTTGGCTAAAATGCTGCACCAAAGGGGCAGCGGACGCGGCTTGATTTCGATCTGCACGGCAGGTGGAATGGGAGTTGCAGCTATCCTTGAAGCGTCATAA
- the mnmE gene encoding tRNA uridine-5-carboxymethylaminomethyl(34) synthesis GTPase MnmE, with protein MNSETIVAIATPPGRGGVGIVRVSGSLAYSIGLQLSRQIKLIPRQAIYSNFYNQNQEVIDQGLILYFQNPNSFTGEDVIEFQGHGSPVVLDYLVNECLACGARLARPGEFSERAFLNDKIDLTQAEAIADLIHASSLTAARMAVRSLQGEFSKKIHALNEQIIHLRMYVEAAIDFPEEEVDFLSDGKILGQLQTILAELQAIRANANQGALLREGLSIVIVGKPNAGKSTLINHLAGREVAIVTDIAGTTRDIMREEVLLDDLPVHFIDTAGLRESEDTVEQEGIKRAWQAIKQADCVLMIMDITNNQPECSISNEVKASLPENIPFIKVYNKIDLRPSLSLPDDESIYISAKAGKGIEALKNKIKSIVGYQAAEGQFIARRRHLQALEQAHLFLINGLNQLVELKAGELLAEDLRQAHQQLCEITGEFSSDDLLGKIFSSFCIGK; from the coding sequence ATGAACAGTGAAACAATAGTTGCTATTGCTACTCCTCCCGGTCGTGGAGGAGTAGGTATTGTTCGTGTTTCCGGCAGCTTAGCCTACTCCATTGGTCTCCAGTTGAGCCGCCAAATCAAGTTAATCCCTCGACAGGCGATCTACAGCAATTTCTATAATCAAAATCAGGAAGTGATCGATCAGGGCTTGATTCTCTATTTTCAAAACCCAAATTCCTTTACCGGTGAGGATGTCATTGAATTTCAGGGACACGGTTCCCCAGTGGTGCTGGATTATCTTGTCAACGAATGTTTAGCTTGCGGTGCACGCTTAGCCCGTCCTGGTGAGTTTTCCGAACGCGCATTTCTAAATGACAAAATTGATTTGACACAGGCTGAAGCGATCGCTGATCTTATCCATGCCAGCTCACTGACAGCAGCAAGAATGGCTGTCCGTTCGCTGCAAGGGGAGTTTTCAAAAAAAATCCACGCCTTAAATGAACAAATAATTCATCTGAGAATGTACGTTGAAGCAGCAATTGATTTTCCAGAAGAAGAGGTAGACTTCTTAAGCGATGGGAAGATTCTCGGCCAATTGCAAACCATTCTTGCTGAACTTCAGGCAATTCGTGCTAATGCTAATCAAGGCGCATTATTAAGAGAAGGGCTTTCAATTGTTATCGTCGGTAAACCCAATGCCGGTAAATCGACACTGATTAATCATTTGGCTGGACGTGAAGTGGCTATCGTCACTGATATTGCAGGCACTACCCGGGATATAATGCGTGAGGAAGTATTGCTGGATGATTTACCCGTTCACTTTATCGATACGGCTGGCCTTCGTGAAAGTGAAGACACTGTAGAGCAGGAAGGAATAAAGCGTGCCTGGCAAGCTATCAAACAGGCGGACTGTGTGCTGATGATTATGGATATCACAAATAATCAGCCTGAATGCAGCATCAGTAATGAGGTTAAGGCCAGTCTTCCCGAGAATATTCCTTTCATTAAAGTCTATAATAAAATTGATCTTCGCCCTTCACTTTCTTTGCCTGATGACGAATCGATCTATATTTCGGCGAAGGCTGGAAAAGGGATTGAAGCTTTGAAAAACAAAATTAAGTCAATAGTTGGCTATCAGGCAGCTGAAGGCCAATTTATTGCTCGCAGAAGGCATTTACAGGCTCTCGAACAGGCGCATCTTTTTTTAATCAATGGCTTAAATCAACTAGTTGAACTTAAGGCAGGGGAACTCCTGGCAGAAGATCTCCGGCAGGCTCATCAGCAATTATGTGAAATTACCGGTGAATTCAGTTCCGATGATTTACTAGGCAAAATTTTTTCAAGCTTTTGTATTGGCAAATAA